One window from the genome of Leptospirillum ferriphilum encodes:
- a CDS encoding TolC family protein, whose product MNRALRDGREKKGIRTFLIASVFCVLGNLFCSPGEVLALTLGQAIDLALGNNPSQKSANLEEKLARSQKIAAWGSYLPSLALSETYINTNNPLTAFGILLNEGIVSQSTLSNINNLDNPSYTQTFGFAATVSETVYDGGNRYYGARAAAGEESQSRDLSRWKKETLIYDVTRAYLGILLADRRVAVVSEELAASDADEKTAREQWVRGKLLRSDYLRAKVRATRLAVELLKSRRDARLARLELSRLLGRKILPGESLEQPVRLFDASVVLLGELSSKGEPALVDQALRQRPDYQAVRQEVQIRDRQVHQALSGFLPQVTAQGIYNEYNEGLSAWGKQSYTALGQVSWNLLNGLGNMEGRQQAKLRLRMALYRKEDLTRQLRYEVSRSLTTALVAREALKADRQAVLQAREALHIVRARYKVGLTDVVQVLHSEARYHDVRLQELADRYRLEESLSNLLWVTGGLHRNLPIFD is encoded by the coding sequence ATGAATCGCGCTCTTCGGGACGGGCGGGAGAAAAAAGGAATCCGGACATTTCTAATCGCAAGTGTCTTCTGTGTTCTGGGAAACCTGTTCTGTTCTCCGGGAGAGGTTTTGGCCCTGACGCTCGGTCAGGCGATTGATCTCGCTCTGGGAAACAACCCTTCCCAGAAATCGGCCAATCTGGAGGAAAAGCTCGCGCGGAGCCAAAAAATTGCGGCATGGGGATCGTACCTTCCCTCGCTGGCTTTGAGCGAAACCTATATCAATACAAACAACCCTCTGACCGCCTTCGGCATTCTGCTCAATGAAGGAATCGTCAGCCAGTCGACACTCTCCAATATCAACAATCTGGACAACCCGTCCTATACGCAGACATTCGGGTTCGCGGCCACTGTTTCGGAGACCGTGTACGACGGAGGAAACCGTTATTATGGAGCCCGGGCGGCCGCGGGCGAGGAATCCCAGAGCCGGGATCTGTCCCGCTGGAAAAAAGAGACCCTGATCTATGACGTGACAAGGGCGTATCTGGGAATTCTTCTTGCGGATCGTCGTGTCGCCGTGGTCTCCGAGGAGCTCGCGGCTTCGGATGCGGACGAAAAGACGGCCCGGGAGCAGTGGGTTCGGGGAAAACTGTTGCGCTCGGACTATCTCCGGGCAAAGGTCCGGGCCACACGTCTGGCCGTTGAGCTTCTGAAGTCCCGACGGGATGCGCGGCTTGCGCGACTGGAGCTTTCCCGCCTTCTGGGACGCAAGATTCTTCCCGGAGAATCGCTCGAACAGCCAGTGCGGCTTTTCGACGCCTCCGTCGTCCTTCTGGGTGAGCTGTCCAGCAAGGGGGAACCGGCCCTGGTGGACCAGGCCCTGCGCCAGCGCCCGGACTATCAGGCAGTCCGTCAGGAAGTCCAAATCCGGGATCGTCAGGTGCATCAGGCGCTGTCCGGGTTTTTGCCCCAGGTGACCGCGCAGGGGATCTACAACGAATACAATGAAGGTCTCAGTGCCTGGGGCAAGCAATCCTACACTGCGCTCGGACAGGTCAGCTGGAATCTCCTGAACGGACTCGGAAACATGGAAGGTCGCCAGCAGGCAAAGCTTCGTCTCCGGATGGCCCTGTACAGGAAAGAGGACCTGACCCGGCAGTTGCGTTACGAAGTCTCCCGGAGCCTGACGACGGCTCTGGTCGCCCGGGAAGCCCTGAAGGCAGACCGCCAGGCGGTTCTGCAGGCCAGGGAAGCGCTCCATATCGTCCGCGCCCGCTACAAGGTCGGTCTGACAGATGTTGTTCAGGTTCTCCACTCCGAAGCCCGCTATCATGACGTGAGACTTCAGGAGCTGGCGGACCGCTACCGTCTCGAGGAGTCTCTCTCCAATCTTTTGTGGGTGACAGGAGGGTTGCACCGGAACCTGCCCATTTTCGACTGA
- a CDS encoding efflux RND transporter periplasmic adaptor subunit — protein sequence MLPSIRWLRFGIALGVMAGGLLACHQSGGQKSPSVNPPVSVEAIVVQPTGGQREGQVSAVVRARHEALIKSRVSGRVLSIPVALGQGVRKGEILLRLSSRSQKAAVQAADATLREAQKNFDRIDALFKSSSATRAEWDRARKELDVALAQDQRAHSIFGWSEIRAPFSGRISQKRVRVGDTVIPGTPLIAVLESGALEVKASLPSSWAGRVQPGERATLEIGLPPRNIPVTIREIAAGTDPLSHTVRIRGNLSGPDARGLRAGMFGTLSVPIGTENRILVPRSAVLDQDGLKEVFVVEGGKTYLQYVKTGKGDGDRIEILSGLSGGETVVIHSDGRLENGTPVRVKGAA from the coding sequence ATGTTGCCCAGTATCAGGTGGTTGCGTTTCGGGATTGCTCTCGGCGTGATGGCGGGAGGACTGTTGGCCTGCCATCAATCGGGAGGCCAAAAAAGCCCTTCGGTCAATCCTCCGGTGAGTGTGGAGGCGATTGTGGTCCAGCCGACGGGGGGGCAGCGTGAGGGGCAGGTGTCGGCCGTCGTTCGCGCCCGGCACGAGGCTCTGATCAAGAGCCGCGTGTCCGGGAGGGTGCTTTCGATCCCGGTCGCTCTCGGACAGGGCGTCCGGAAGGGAGAGATCCTGCTCCGGCTTTCGAGCCGGTCCCAGAAAGCGGCCGTCCAGGCGGCAGATGCCACCCTCCGGGAAGCCCAAAAGAACTTTGACCGGATCGATGCTCTTTTCAAGAGCTCGAGCGCGACCCGCGCCGAGTGGGACAGGGCGAGAAAAGAGCTGGACGTGGCTCTGGCACAGGATCAGCGTGCCCATTCCATTTTCGGGTGGAGCGAAATTCGTGCTCCCTTCTCCGGACGGATTTCCCAAAAGCGCGTCCGTGTCGGCGACACCGTCATTCCGGGGACGCCCCTGATTGCCGTTCTCGAATCGGGTGCTCTTGAAGTCAAGGCCAGTCTTCCGTCGTCCTGGGCAGGACGTGTGCAGCCGGGAGAACGGGCGACCCTTGAAATCGGTCTCCCCCCCCGAAATATTCCGGTGACCATCCGGGAGATTGCGGCCGGGACGGATCCGTTGAGCCATACGGTCCGTATTCGCGGAAACCTGTCGGGACCGGATGCCCGCGGTCTCCGGGCAGGCATGTTCGGGACCCTTTCGGTCCCGATCGGAACGGAAAACCGGATTCTGGTTCCCCGGTCGGCAGTTCTCGACCAAGACGGGCTGAAGGAAGTGTTTGTCGTGGAAGGGGGAAAGACCTACCTGCAATATGTGAAGACAGGGAAAGGCGACGGAGACCGTATCGAGATCCTGTCGGGACTCTCCGGAGGGGAAACCGTGGTGATCCATTCGGACGGCCGTCTTGAAAACGGCACGCCCGTTCGTGTGAAAGGTGCCGCATGA
- a CDS encoding efflux RND transporter permease subunit, with protein MKSSPEHDGEGENAPFRLGISGKLAKRFLHSRLTPIFVIVSLLLGGLAILKTPREEDPQIRVPVIDLFLRYPGASPKEMERNATAPLERHLGRIKGVKSVYSSSRRGAAVVTVRFHVGESMEPSLVKVYAEVMKSRAYLPAGVGPIIVRSKDVNSVPVLAVTLYSSSESDYLLRRLGRRIATSFKRLPGTSDVRVTGGRDRTVRIILDPSALRAHHLTVLDVRRALVSSNASLSLGSFDRNNVSFRVALRGSLHRVEQVRNLVIGVFGGSDVHLSDVARVSDGPGPVTDYVWMGKGPHEKDPGHYSAVTVSVAKKKGINAVTVSRELLRKMNDLSKTLLPGDVHWSVTRNYGHTADEKADDLLKHLLVATVSVILLIGVALGIRETGVVAVAIPVTLALTLFFSMMIGYTVNRVTLFALIFSIGILVDDGIVVVENIYRHFHLTHGKKDNDTLSDRAIYAVNEVGNPTILATLTVIAALLPMAFVSGLMGPYMRPIPVNASLAMTGSLLVALIVTPYFAIRLIRPGGHHNPVSARFDAVARHMYRLLMVPLLASRLRQNLFLGAVLLLTAGVMGFFYERTLLLKMLPFDNKSEIDVVIDMPAGTTLERTAAAAREVEGVVLKNPWVRMDQVYVGTAAPFDFNGLVRHYYLRRGKRVGEVHVNLLPKNRRPLQSHRIAEQIDRSLQPVGIRTGARIKVVEVPPGPPVFSPITAEVYGPDRKAIDDEARRLEGLFRTMPGVVDVDSSLEAPQTLYRLRVDQEKAALSGVSTEDIARALEIGLHSVTGVLHTDSGKGFVPILMEYPRSVRSGIHNLNTILVRGREGKLIPVSSLVRVERARAEETLYRKNLRPVAYVVGNTIGSDRSPVYEAVDLSRKMESQAKASGQTVRSYFWGYPFSEKNVSVRWGGEWQVTFVTFRDMGLAFAAAIILIYLLVVAEFESFVTPLIIMSPIPLALIGVIPGHLLLGSNFTATSMIGFIALGGIMVRNSILLVDFLHAKREEGVPLHQAILETGAVRTRPILLTALALVVGSFVILDDPIFRGMAISLLSGSVVSTLLTLFVVPLLIERIEGPSWNRAIDARSREEGR; from the coding sequence ATGAAGTCTTCTCCCGAACACGACGGCGAAGGAGAAAACGCCCCTTTCCGGCTGGGGATTTCCGGAAAGCTGGCAAAACGCTTCCTGCATTCCCGTCTGACGCCCATTTTCGTGATCGTCTCCCTTCTGCTGGGCGGGCTCGCCATCCTGAAAACCCCCCGGGAAGAGGATCCCCAGATCCGGGTGCCGGTCATCGATCTTTTTTTAAGGTATCCGGGTGCCTCTCCGAAAGAGATGGAGAGAAACGCAACGGCTCCTCTCGAACGTCATCTCGGTCGCATCAAGGGGGTCAAGAGCGTCTATTCCTCTTCCCGGCGGGGAGCTGCCGTTGTCACGGTCCGCTTCCACGTGGGCGAGTCGATGGAGCCGAGCCTCGTCAAGGTCTATGCCGAAGTCATGAAGAGCCGGGCCTATCTGCCTGCCGGTGTCGGCCCGATCATCGTCCGCTCGAAGGATGTGAACAGCGTTCCCGTCCTGGCGGTCACGCTTTATTCTTCCTCCGAGTCGGACTACCTCCTCCGCCGTCTCGGACGTCGCATTGCCACCAGCTTCAAGAGGCTTCCCGGAACCAGTGACGTCCGGGTGACCGGGGGAAGGGACCGCACGGTCCGTATCATTCTCGATCCCTCCGCCCTCCGGGCGCATCACCTGACCGTGCTGGATGTGCGCAGGGCACTGGTGTCCTCCAACGCGAGTCTGTCCCTTGGCAGCTTCGACAGGAACAATGTGTCGTTTCGTGTGGCTCTCCGGGGCTCCCTCCACCGTGTGGAGCAGGTCCGGAATCTGGTCATCGGTGTCTTCGGGGGGAGCGATGTCCATCTGTCGGATGTTGCCCGCGTTTCGGACGGTCCCGGACCGGTGACGGATTATGTGTGGATGGGAAAAGGGCCGCATGAAAAGGATCCCGGACATTACAGCGCGGTCACCGTATCGGTGGCGAAGAAAAAAGGGATCAATGCGGTCACCGTCTCCCGCGAACTCCTGCGGAAAATGAATGATCTCTCGAAGACGCTTCTTCCAGGGGATGTCCACTGGTCGGTGACGCGCAATTACGGGCACACGGCCGATGAAAAAGCCGACGATCTCCTGAAGCACCTCCTTGTCGCGACTGTTTCCGTCATTCTTCTGATCGGCGTGGCTCTGGGGATTCGTGAAACGGGAGTCGTTGCGGTGGCAATCCCCGTGACGCTGGCCCTGACACTCTTTTTTTCGATGATGATCGGCTATACCGTCAACCGGGTGACCCTTTTCGCTCTCATTTTCTCCATCGGGATCCTTGTGGATGACGGGATCGTCGTCGTCGAAAACATCTACCGGCATTTTCATCTGACGCACGGGAAAAAGGATAACGACACCCTGAGCGATCGCGCGATCTACGCGGTGAACGAAGTCGGCAACCCTACCATCCTGGCGACGTTGACGGTGATTGCGGCTCTCCTGCCCATGGCGTTTGTCAGTGGATTGATGGGGCCCTACATGCGACCGATCCCGGTCAATGCTTCTCTCGCCATGACCGGCTCTCTTCTGGTGGCCCTGATCGTCACCCCCTATTTCGCCATTCGCCTGATCCGTCCGGGAGGGCACCACAATCCTGTCAGCGCGCGCTTCGATGCCGTGGCGCGGCACATGTACCGGCTCCTGATGGTGCCTCTTCTGGCTTCCCGCCTGCGACAGAATCTTTTCCTGGGCGCGGTTCTCCTTCTGACGGCGGGGGTCATGGGATTTTTCTACGAACGGACCCTGCTCCTGAAAATGCTTCCCTTCGACAACAAAAGTGAAATCGATGTGGTGATCGACATGCCGGCCGGAACAACTCTGGAAAGAACGGCGGCGGCGGCCCGGGAAGTCGAGGGGGTCGTCCTCAAAAATCCCTGGGTCCGGATGGATCAGGTCTATGTCGGGACGGCCGCTCCGTTCGACTTCAACGGTCTGGTCCGCCATTATTATCTGAGAAGGGGAAAACGGGTGGGAGAAGTGCATGTGAATCTTCTTCCCAAAAACCGTCGTCCGCTTCAGAGTCACCGGATCGCCGAGCAGATCGATCGGTCCCTGCAACCGGTCGGAATCCGGACGGGAGCCCGGATCAAGGTTGTCGAAGTTCCACCGGGACCTCCTGTCTTTTCTCCGATTACCGCGGAGGTCTACGGCCCGGACCGGAAAGCCATCGACGACGAAGCCCGCCGCCTGGAAGGGCTCTTCCGGACGATGCCCGGGGTCGTCGACGTGGACAGTTCTCTTGAGGCTCCCCAGACGCTCTACCGGTTGCGGGTGGACCAGGAGAAGGCGGCCCTGTCGGGGGTCTCCACGGAGGATATCGCCCGGGCTCTTGAAATCGGTCTCCATTCGGTGACCGGGGTTCTGCACACCGATTCCGGAAAAGGTTTTGTTCCGATTCTGATGGAATATCCCCGCTCCGTCCGGTCGGGAATTCACAACCTGAACACCATTCTGGTCCGGGGCAGGGAAGGGAAGCTGATTCCGGTCAGCAGCCTGGTGCGGGTCGAACGGGCGAGGGCCGAAGAAACCCTCTACCGGAAAAATCTTCGGCCGGTGGCCTACGTGGTGGGGAACACGATCGGATCCGACCGGAGTCCTGTGTATGAAGCCGTCGATTTGTCCCGGAAAATGGAATCCCAGGCGAAAGCGTCCGGACAGACGGTCCGCTCCTATTTCTGGGGATACCCCTTTTCGGAGAAGAACGTCTCGGTGCGATGGGGAGGAGAATGGCAGGTCACGTTTGTCACCTTCCGGGACATGGGGCTGGCCTTCGCCGCGGCCATCATCCTGATCTACCTTCTGGTCGTGGCCGAGTTTGAAAGCTTCGTGACGCCGCTCATCATTATGAGTCCGATTCCCCTGGCCCTGATCGGGGTTATTCCGGGTCATCTTCTTCTTGGCTCGAATTTCACGGCGACGTCGATGATCGGCTTTATCGCCCTCGGCGGTATTATGGTGAGGAACTCCATCCTGCTGGTGGACTTCCTTCATGCCAAACGGGAGGAGGGAGTCCCGCTTCATCAGGCGATTCTGGAGACCGGAGCCGTTCGGACCCGACCGATTCTTCTGACGGCCCTGGCCCTGGTGGTCGGTTCTTTTGTGATCCTGGACGATCCGATCTTCCGGGGAATGGCGATCTCCCTTTTGTCGGGATCGGTCGTTTCCACCTTGCTGACACTGTTTGTCGTTCCGCTTCTGATCGAGCGGATCGAAGGGCCTTCCTGGAATCGGGCGATCGACGCGCGGTCCCGGGAAGAGGGACGGTAG
- a CDS encoding YgaP family membrane protein produces MVSIERIIRGFAGTVILVSLALAHYESTNWLWLTAFVGVNLLQSSLTRWCLLERILRRVLKDRPVTGSCNTV; encoded by the coding sequence ATGGTCAGTATCGAACGGATTATTCGCGGGTTTGCAGGAACGGTGATCCTGGTCAGTCTGGCGCTGGCCCATTATGAATCCACCAACTGGTTGTGGCTGACCGCTTTTGTCGGCGTCAATCTGCTCCAGTCTTCGCTGACACGCTGGTGCCTTCTCGAACGGATTCTGAGACGTGTCCTGAAAGACCGGCCTGTGACGGGATCCTGCAACACGGTCTGA
- a CDS encoding zinc-dependent alcohol dehydrogenase family protein → MKKIVVARVGPLGSDSLRMETSPEPVPGSGEVLVRVEACGVCRTDLHVIEGDLPESTPGIVPGHEVVGRIAKTGPGVSEFSPGQRVGVAWLYRSCGRCRYCRKGAENLCVSPLFTGYHRPGGYAEALVADAAFVYPLPEGLPAEQIAPLLCAGIIGYRAFSRLDLPRGSHLGLYGFGASAHLVLQMARDQGMRISVGSRGERHQAFARSMGADWVGGPADTPEDPLDGAILFAPAGPLVLPILRRLDRGGRLLIAGIHLSDIPSIEYEHFLFYEKSLGSVTANTREDGRKLLEWASKGSIVPRTTVYPLEEAVRALRDLKEDRVEGAAVLKVGG, encoded by the coding sequence ATGAAAAAAATAGTTGTGGCAAGAGTCGGTCCTCTCGGATCCGACTCGTTACGCATGGAAACCTCTCCCGAACCTGTTCCGGGTTCCGGAGAGGTCCTTGTGCGGGTGGAGGCCTGCGGAGTTTGCCGGACCGATCTTCATGTCATTGAGGGGGATTTGCCGGAAAGCACGCCGGGCATTGTTCCCGGCCATGAGGTTGTCGGACGCATCGCCAAAACAGGTCCCGGCGTGTCGGAGTTCTCTCCCGGACAGAGAGTCGGGGTGGCCTGGCTGTACCGCTCCTGCGGTCGATGCCGGTATTGTCGGAAAGGGGCGGAAAATCTGTGCGTTTCTCCCCTTTTCACGGGTTATCACCGTCCGGGCGGGTATGCCGAAGCCCTGGTGGCCGATGCCGCCTTTGTCTATCCGCTGCCGGAGGGACTGCCGGCCGAACAGATAGCCCCTCTTCTGTGCGCCGGAATCATCGGGTACCGGGCGTTCTCCCGGCTGGATCTGCCCCGGGGGTCCCATCTCGGCCTCTACGGGTTCGGTGCCTCGGCGCACCTGGTTCTCCAGATGGCGCGGGATCAGGGGATGCGGATCTCGGTCGGAAGCCGCGGCGAACGCCATCAGGCGTTTGCCCGGTCCATGGGAGCCGATTGGGTCGGAGGGCCTGCCGACACACCGGAAGATCCCCTGGACGGAGCCATTCTCTTTGCGCCGGCCGGTCCTCTTGTGCTGCCGATTTTGCGGCGTCTCGACAGAGGCGGACGCCTTCTCATCGCAGGAATCCATCTGTCGGACATCCCGTCCATCGAATACGAGCATTTCCTGTTTTATGAAAAGTCCCTGGGGTCGGTCACCGCCAACACCCGGGAGGACGGGCGAAAGCTTCTGGAGTGGGCGTCGAAGGGATCCATCGTCCCCCGGACGACCGTCTACCCGCTGGAAGAGGCGGTGCGGGCTCTTCGGGATCTGAAGGAGGACCGTGTCGAAGGAGCCGCAGTCCTGAAGGTGGGCGGATAA
- a CDS encoding FlgO family outer membrane protein, whose translation MEKRKPKNGRHPAGWTTLTAGALAVLAGCQTTPAVPYVPPKETGVTFPTEPSETLGSLVDRMGKHLEDILDRTSGGEIGLYVAIVKYTDTGGVAHSFGRVLALKLGEKLAKTGRYHVIDPGRIHQALRQEAINQGIVDTRSVLRAGRRAGADRVVLGNYTDLGPQIELNTRVIRVSDGFVLGQFSEAVDRGSAIMNLIHVGP comes from the coding sequence ATGGAAAAGCGAAAACCGAAAAATGGACGGCATCCCGCCGGATGGACCACCCTGACGGCGGGGGCTCTTGCAGTGCTGGCGGGATGCCAGACGACACCGGCTGTGCCTTATGTCCCGCCGAAGGAAACCGGTGTGACCTTCCCGACGGAACCCTCCGAAACGCTGGGAAGCCTGGTCGACCGGATGGGGAAGCATCTCGAGGACATCCTGGATCGCACATCCGGAGGAGAAATCGGCCTGTATGTGGCGATTGTCAAATACACAGATACCGGAGGAGTGGCCCATTCCTTCGGACGCGTCCTGGCCCTGAAGCTGGGCGAAAAACTGGCGAAAACAGGTCGCTATCATGTGATCGATCCGGGACGGATTCACCAGGCCCTTCGCCAGGAGGCGATCAACCAGGGGATCGTCGATACCCGTTCGGTCTTGCGGGCTGGCCGGAGAGCGGGAGCCGACCGGGTCGTTCTGGGGAACTATACCGACCTTGGACCGCAGATCGAGCTGAATACCCGCGTCATCCGGGTGTCGGACGGTTTTGTGCTGGGCCAGTTTTCAGAGGCGGTCGACCGGGGGTCGGCGATCATGAACCTGATTCATGTGGGACCCTGA
- a CDS encoding prohibitin family protein encodes MLTGNRSVPSEQIRTKEEGVFGRWSGGVLLLLLLLWLPGCIVSINPGQAGVFWDISHGTDTAQVYREGVQIIAPWNRMYIYDLRTQEARIHLHVLSINGLPIGMDSSVIYRVNPGTLPTLQETVGPDYYHVLIAPYVRSEARKIVGRYTPSQIYSNQRELIEKEILKNLREKLRPYPIDVSGFLIRNVRLPEVIRVAIERKLTEEQNYQRMEYVLDVARKEAQKRRIEAQGIQAFQKIVQSNLTREYLIWKGIRATERIAKSPNTKVIIIGGGKNGLPVILNAGSK; translated from the coding sequence ATGCTGACCGGAAACAGAAGTGTTCCGTCGGAGCAAATCCGGACGAAAGAAGAGGGGGTCTTTGGACGATGGAGTGGAGGGGTTCTTCTTCTTTTGTTGCTGCTGTGGCTGCCGGGGTGCATCGTGTCGATCAATCCGGGGCAGGCGGGGGTTTTCTGGGATATTTCCCACGGAACCGACACCGCCCAGGTGTACCGGGAGGGTGTCCAGATCATCGCCCCCTGGAACCGGATGTACATTTATGATCTGAGGACCCAGGAGGCCCGCATCCATCTCCATGTCCTGTCGATCAACGGGCTTCCCATCGGCATGGACTCCTCCGTGATCTACCGGGTCAATCCCGGGACCCTTCCCACGTTGCAGGAAACCGTGGGTCCCGATTATTATCATGTGCTGATCGCTCCTTACGTCCGGAGCGAAGCCCGGAAGATCGTGGGCCGGTACACGCCTTCCCAGATCTATTCGAACCAGAGGGAGCTGATCGAAAAGGAAATCCTGAAGAACCTTCGGGAAAAACTCCGACCGTATCCGATCGACGTTTCGGGATTCCTGATCCGCAATGTCCGCCTGCCGGAAGTCATCCGGGTGGCGATCGAGCGGAAGCTGACGGAAGAGCAGAACTACCAGAGAATGGAGTATGTTCTGGACGTGGCCCGCAAGGAAGCCCAGAAGAGACGCATCGAAGCCCAGGGTATCCAGGCTTTTCAGAAGATCGTCCAGAGCAATCTGACCCGCGAATACCTGATCTGGAAAGGCATCCGCGCGACGGAACGGATCGCGAAGAGCCCGAACACGAAGGTGATTATCATTGGTGGCGGAAAGAACGGCCTGCCGGTGATTTTGAACGCGGGATCGAAATAG